A stretch of Physeter macrocephalus isolate SW-GA chromosome 8, ASM283717v5, whole genome shotgun sequence DNA encodes these proteins:
- the COL6A2 gene encoding collagen alpha-2(VI) chain isoform X2 yields MSGRTGAAKMLPGPCSALLLWALLGAVHAQQQEIISPGTSERNSCPEKADCPVHVYFVLDTSESITMQSPTDSLLYHMQQFVLQFISQLQDELYLDQVALSWRYGGLHFSDLVEVFSPPGSDRASFTKSLQGISSFRRGTFTDCMLANMTQEVRRHVGKGVVNFAVIITDGHVTGSPCGGIKLQAERAREEGIRLFAVPPNLKLNEQGLRDIANTPHELYRNNYATMRPDSTEIDQDTINRIIKVMKHEAYGECYKVSCLEIPGPPGPKGYRGQKGAKGNMGEPGEPGQKGRQGDPGIEGPIGFPGPKGVPGFKGEKGEFGAEGRKGAPGLAGKNGTDGQKGKLGRIGPPGCKGDSGGRGPDGYVGEAGSPGEPGDRGSKGDPGRPGRRGPPGENGAKGSKGYQGNTGAPGSPGLKGAKGGPGPRGPKGEPGRRGDPGSKGSPGSDGPKGEKGDPGPEGPRGLAGEVGNKGAKANRGLPGPRGPQGTVGEPGKQGSRGDPGDAGPRGDSGQPGPKGDPGRPGFSYPGPRGAPGEKGEPGPRGPEGSRGDFGSKGEPGRKGQKGESADPGPPGEPGPRGQRGAPGPEGEPGPPGDPGLTECDVMTYVRETCGCCDCEKRCGALDVVFVIDSSESIGYTNFTLEKNFVINVVNRLGAIAKDPKSETGTRVGVVQYSHDGTFEAIQLDDERIDSLASFKEAVKSLEWIAGGTWTPSALKFAYNQLIKESRRQKTRVFAVVITDGRHDPRDDDLNLRALCNHDVTVTAIGIGDMFHEKHESENLYSIACDKPHQVRNMTLFSDLVAEKFIDDMEDVLCPDPQIVCPDLPCQTDGPRPGGEPPVTFLRTEEGPDASFPRTIPLIQQLLNATELTQDPAAYSRLVAVLVYTAERAKFATGGERQDWMDLFIDTFKLVHRDIVGDPETVLALC; encoded by the exons ATGTCGGGGCGCACGGGCGCTGCCAAGATGCTCCCAGGCCCCTGCTCCGCCCTCCTGCTCTGGGCCCTCCTGGGGGCCGTCCACGCTCAGCAGCAGGAGATCATCAGCCCCGGCACCTCCGAGAGGAACAGCTGCCCAG AGAAGGCCGACTGCCCGGTCCACGTGTACTTCGTGCTGGACACGTCGGAGAGCATCACCATGCAGTCCCCCACCGACAGCCTGCTCTACCACATGCAGCAGTTCGTGCTGCAGTTCATCAGCCAGCTGCAGGACGAGCTCTACCTGGACCAGGTGGCCCTGAGCTGGCGCTACGGCGGCCTGCACTTCTCCGACCTGGTGGAGGTGTTCAGCCCGCCCGGCAGCGACCGCGCCTCCTTCACCAAGAGCCTGCAGGGCATCAGCTCCTTCCGCCGCGGCACCTTCACTGACTGCATGCTGGCCAACATGACCCAGGAGGTCCGGCGGCACGTGGGCAAGGGGGTGGTCAACTTCGCGGTGATCATCACCGATGGCCACGTCACGGGCAGCCCGTGCGGGGGCATCAAGCTGCAGGCGGAGCGGGCCCGCGAGGAGGGCATCCGGCTCTTCGCGGTGCCGCCCAACCTGAAGCTGAACGAGCAGGGCCTGCGGGACATCGCCAACACGCCGCACGAGCTCTACCGGAACAACTACGCCACCATGCGGCCCGACTCCACCGAGATCGACCAGGACACCATCAACCGCATCATCAAGGTCATG AAACATGAAGCCTACGGAGAG TGCTACAAGGTGAGCTGTCTGGAGATCCCCGGGCCCCCCGGCCCCAAGGGCTACCGCGGACAGAAG GGCGCCAAGGGCAACATGGGTGAGCCCGGAGAGCCTGGACAGAAGGGGCGACAG GGAGATCCAGGCATCGAAGGCCCCATTGGATTCCCAGGACCCAAG GGTGTTCCTGGTTTCAAAGGAGAGAAG GGCGAGTTTGGAGCCGAAGGGCGGAAG ggCGCCCCCGGCCTGGCGGGCAAGAACGGGACGGATGGACAGAAG GGCAAGTTGGGGCGCATCGGACCTCCTGGCTGCAAGGGAGACTCCGGGGGTCGG GGCCCGGATGGTTACGTGGGGGAAGCCGGCAGCCCTGGGGAGCCAGGAGATCGAGGCTCCAAG GGGGACCCTGGCCGCCCCGGACGCAGAGGGCCCCCGGGGGAAAACGGGGCAAAAGGAAGCAAG GGCTACCAAGGCAACACCGGAGCCCCAGGAAGTCCCGGCCTGAAAGGAGCCAAGGGTGGGCCTGGGCCCCGAGGCCCCAAAGGCGAGCCC GGGCGCAGGGGAGACCCTGGAAGCAAGGGCAGCCCAGGCAGCGATGGCCCCAAGGGCGAGAAG GGGGACCCTGGCCCTGAGGGGCCCCGGGGCCTGGCTGGAGAGGTTGgcaacaaaggagccaaggcaA ACCGAGGTTTACCTGGACCCAGAGGTCCCCAGGGGACTGTTGGAGAGCCCGGGAAGCAG gGATCTCGGGGAGACCCTGGGGACGCTGGCCCCCGCGGAGACTCGGGACAGCCTGGCCCCAAG GGAGACCCCGGCAGGCCTGGCTTCAGCTACCCGGGACCCCGAGGAGCGCCT GGAGAGAAAGGCGAGCCTGGCCCCCGCGGCCCCGAG GGGAGCAGAGGAGACTTTGGGTCCAAAGGAGAGCCCGGGAGGAAAGGCCAGAAGGGCGAGTCT GCAGATCCTGGTCCCCCTGGCGAGCCAGGCCCGCGGGGCCAGAGAGGAGCGCCAGGACCCGAG ggAGAGCCTGGCCCCCCAGGAGACCCCGGCCTCACG GAGTGCGACGTCATGACCTACGTGAGGGAGACGTGCGGGTGCTGTG ACTGTGAGAAGCGCTGTGGCGCTCTGGACGTGGTGTTCGTCATCGACAGCTCCGAGAGCATCGGCTACACCAACTTCACCCTGGAGAAGAACTTCGTCATCAACGTGGTCAACAGGCTGGGGGCCATCGCCAAGGACCCCAAGTCGGAGACGG GGACCCGCGTGGGCGTCGTGCAGTACAGCCACGACGGCACCTTCGAGGCCATCCAGCTGGACGACGAGCGCATCGACTCACTGGCCAGCTTCAAGGAGGCCGTCAAGAGCCTTGAGTGGATCGCGGGCGGCACCTGGACGCCCTCGGCCCTCAAGTTCGCCTACAACCAGCTCATCAAGGAGAGCCGGCGCCAGAAGACCCGCGTGTTCGCGGTGGTCATCACGGACGGCCGCCACGACCCCCGCGACGACGACCTCAATCTGCGGGCGCTGTGCAACCACGACGTGACGGTGACGGCCATCGGCATCGGGGACATGTTCCACGAGAAGCACGAGAGCGAGAACCTGTACTCCATCGCCTGCGACAAGCCGCACCAGGTGCGCAACATGACGCTCTTCTCCGACCTGGTGGCCGAGAAGTTCATCGACGACATGGAGGACGTGCTGTGCCCGG aCCCCCAGATCGTGTGCCCGGACCTTCCCTGCCAAACAG ATGGACCGCGGCCTGGCGGCGAGCCCCCGGTCACCTTCCTCCGCACGGAAGAGGGCCCAGACGCCTCCTTCCCCAGGACCATCCCCCTGATCCAACAGTTGCTAAACGCCACGGAGCTCACACAGGACCCAGCCGCCTACTCCAGGCTGGTGGCCGTGCTGGTCTACACCGCGGAGCGGGCCAAGTTCGCCACGGGAGGCGAGCGGCAGGACTGGATGGACCTGTTCATTGACACCTTTAAGCTGGTGCACAGGGACATCGTGGGGGACCCCGAGACCGTGCTGGCGCTCTGCTGA
- the COL6A2 gene encoding collagen alpha-2(VI) chain isoform X1 has translation MSGRTGAAKMLPGPCSALLLWALLGAVHAQQQEIISPGTSERNSCPEKADCPVHVYFVLDTSESITMQSPTDSLLYHMQQFVLQFISQLQDELYLDQVALSWRYGGLHFSDLVEVFSPPGSDRASFTKSLQGISSFRRGTFTDCMLANMTQEVRRHVGKGVVNFAVIITDGHVTGSPCGGIKLQAERAREEGIRLFAVPPNLKLNEQGLRDIANTPHELYRNNYATMRPDSTEIDQDTINRIIKVMKHEAYGECYKVSCLEIPGPPGPKGYRGQKGAKGNMGEPGEPGQKGRQGDPGIEGPIGFPGPKGVPGFKGEKGEFGAEGRKGAPGLAGKNGTDGQKGKLGRIGPPGCKGDSGGRGPDGYVGEAGSPGEPGDRGSKGDPGRPGRRGPPGENGAKGSKGYQGNTGAPGSPGLKGAKGGPGPRGPKGEPGRRGDPGSKGSPGSDGPKGEKGDPGPEGPRGLAGEVGNKGAKANRGLPGPRGPQGTVGEPGKQGSRGDPGDAGPRGDSGQPGPKGDPGRPGFSYPGPRGAPGEKGEPGPRGPEGSRGDFGSKGEPGRKGQKGESADPGPPGEPGPRGQRGAPGPEGEPGPPGDPGLTECDVMTYVRETCGCCDCEKRCGALDVVFVIDSSESIGYTNFTLEKNFVINVVNRLGAIAKDPKSETGTRVGVVQYSHDGTFEAIQLDDERIDSLASFKEAVKSLEWIAGGTWTPSALKFAYNQLIKESRRQKTRVFAVVITDGRHDPRDDDLNLRALCNHDVTVTAIGIGDMFHEKHESENLYSIACDKPHQVRNMTLFSDLVAEKFIDDMEDVLCPDPQIVCPDLPCQTELYVAQCTQRPVDIVFLLDGSERLGEQNFDKARRFVEEVSRRLTLARRDDDPLNARVALLQFGGPLEQQVAFPLTSNLTVIQEALASARYLNSFSHVGAGIVHAINQVVRGARPGARRHAELDFVFLTDGVTGNDSLEEAVHSMRKQNVVPTVVAVGGDVDADVLSKISLGDPAAVFREKDYDSLAQPGFFDRFIRWIC, from the exons ATGTCGGGGCGCACGGGCGCTGCCAAGATGCTCCCAGGCCCCTGCTCCGCCCTCCTGCTCTGGGCCCTCCTGGGGGCCGTCCACGCTCAGCAGCAGGAGATCATCAGCCCCGGCACCTCCGAGAGGAACAGCTGCCCAG AGAAGGCCGACTGCCCGGTCCACGTGTACTTCGTGCTGGACACGTCGGAGAGCATCACCATGCAGTCCCCCACCGACAGCCTGCTCTACCACATGCAGCAGTTCGTGCTGCAGTTCATCAGCCAGCTGCAGGACGAGCTCTACCTGGACCAGGTGGCCCTGAGCTGGCGCTACGGCGGCCTGCACTTCTCCGACCTGGTGGAGGTGTTCAGCCCGCCCGGCAGCGACCGCGCCTCCTTCACCAAGAGCCTGCAGGGCATCAGCTCCTTCCGCCGCGGCACCTTCACTGACTGCATGCTGGCCAACATGACCCAGGAGGTCCGGCGGCACGTGGGCAAGGGGGTGGTCAACTTCGCGGTGATCATCACCGATGGCCACGTCACGGGCAGCCCGTGCGGGGGCATCAAGCTGCAGGCGGAGCGGGCCCGCGAGGAGGGCATCCGGCTCTTCGCGGTGCCGCCCAACCTGAAGCTGAACGAGCAGGGCCTGCGGGACATCGCCAACACGCCGCACGAGCTCTACCGGAACAACTACGCCACCATGCGGCCCGACTCCACCGAGATCGACCAGGACACCATCAACCGCATCATCAAGGTCATG AAACATGAAGCCTACGGAGAG TGCTACAAGGTGAGCTGTCTGGAGATCCCCGGGCCCCCCGGCCCCAAGGGCTACCGCGGACAGAAG GGCGCCAAGGGCAACATGGGTGAGCCCGGAGAGCCTGGACAGAAGGGGCGACAG GGAGATCCAGGCATCGAAGGCCCCATTGGATTCCCAGGACCCAAG GGTGTTCCTGGTTTCAAAGGAGAGAAG GGCGAGTTTGGAGCCGAAGGGCGGAAG ggCGCCCCCGGCCTGGCGGGCAAGAACGGGACGGATGGACAGAAG GGCAAGTTGGGGCGCATCGGACCTCCTGGCTGCAAGGGAGACTCCGGGGGTCGG GGCCCGGATGGTTACGTGGGGGAAGCCGGCAGCCCTGGGGAGCCAGGAGATCGAGGCTCCAAG GGGGACCCTGGCCGCCCCGGACGCAGAGGGCCCCCGGGGGAAAACGGGGCAAAAGGAAGCAAG GGCTACCAAGGCAACACCGGAGCCCCAGGAAGTCCCGGCCTGAAAGGAGCCAAGGGTGGGCCTGGGCCCCGAGGCCCCAAAGGCGAGCCC GGGCGCAGGGGAGACCCTGGAAGCAAGGGCAGCCCAGGCAGCGATGGCCCCAAGGGCGAGAAG GGGGACCCTGGCCCTGAGGGGCCCCGGGGCCTGGCTGGAGAGGTTGgcaacaaaggagccaaggcaA ACCGAGGTTTACCTGGACCCAGAGGTCCCCAGGGGACTGTTGGAGAGCCCGGGAAGCAG gGATCTCGGGGAGACCCTGGGGACGCTGGCCCCCGCGGAGACTCGGGACAGCCTGGCCCCAAG GGAGACCCCGGCAGGCCTGGCTTCAGCTACCCGGGACCCCGAGGAGCGCCT GGAGAGAAAGGCGAGCCTGGCCCCCGCGGCCCCGAG GGGAGCAGAGGAGACTTTGGGTCCAAAGGAGAGCCCGGGAGGAAAGGCCAGAAGGGCGAGTCT GCAGATCCTGGTCCCCCTGGCGAGCCAGGCCCGCGGGGCCAGAGAGGAGCGCCAGGACCCGAG ggAGAGCCTGGCCCCCCAGGAGACCCCGGCCTCACG GAGTGCGACGTCATGACCTACGTGAGGGAGACGTGCGGGTGCTGTG ACTGTGAGAAGCGCTGTGGCGCTCTGGACGTGGTGTTCGTCATCGACAGCTCCGAGAGCATCGGCTACACCAACTTCACCCTGGAGAAGAACTTCGTCATCAACGTGGTCAACAGGCTGGGGGCCATCGCCAAGGACCCCAAGTCGGAGACGG GGACCCGCGTGGGCGTCGTGCAGTACAGCCACGACGGCACCTTCGAGGCCATCCAGCTGGACGACGAGCGCATCGACTCACTGGCCAGCTTCAAGGAGGCCGTCAAGAGCCTTGAGTGGATCGCGGGCGGCACCTGGACGCCCTCGGCCCTCAAGTTCGCCTACAACCAGCTCATCAAGGAGAGCCGGCGCCAGAAGACCCGCGTGTTCGCGGTGGTCATCACGGACGGCCGCCACGACCCCCGCGACGACGACCTCAATCTGCGGGCGCTGTGCAACCACGACGTGACGGTGACGGCCATCGGCATCGGGGACATGTTCCACGAGAAGCACGAGAGCGAGAACCTGTACTCCATCGCCTGCGACAAGCCGCACCAGGTGCGCAACATGACGCTCTTCTCCGACCTGGTGGCCGAGAAGTTCATCGACGACATGGAGGACGTGCTGTGCCCGG aCCCCCAGATCGTGTGCCCGGACCTTCCCTGCCAAACAG AGCTGTACGTGGCCCAGTGCACGCAGCGGCCCGTGGACATCGTCTTCCTCCTGGACGGCTCCGAGCGGCTGGGCGAGCAGAACTTCGACAAGGCGCGGCGCTTCGTGGAGGAGGTGTCCCGGCGGCTGACCCTGGCGCGCAGGGACGACGACCCGCTCAACGCGCGCGTGGCGCTGCTGCAGTTCGGAGGCCCGCTCGAGCAGCAGGTGGCCTTCCCGCTGACCTCCAACCTGACCGTCATCCAGGAGGCGCTGGCTAGCGCGCGCTACCTCAACTCCTTCTCGCACGTGGGCGCGGGCATCGTGCACGCCATCAACCAGGTGGTGCGCGGCGCGCGGCCCGGGGCGCGCCGCCACGCCGAGCTGGACTTCGTGTTCCTCACGGACGGCGTCACGGGCAACGACAGCCTGGAGGAGGCGGTGCACTCCATGCGCAAGCAGAACGTGGTGCCCACCGTGGTGGCCGTGGGCGGCGACGTGGACGCGGACGTGCTCTCCAAGATCAGCCTGGGCGACCCGGCCGCCGTCTTCCGCGAGAAGGACTACGACAGCCTGGCCCAGCCTGGCTTCTTCGACAGGTTCATCCGCTGGATCTGCTAG